A DNA window from Rhipicephalus sanguineus isolate Rsan-2018 chromosome 8, BIME_Rsan_1.4, whole genome shotgun sequence contains the following coding sequences:
- the LOC119403461 gene encoding uncharacterized protein K02A2.6-like — MLAPKVRKYASVADKLSIVQGLLLRGTRIVFPPSLREEVLQQLHTGHQGVVRCRARARESSWGPAVSQDVETHVSRCPTCTMHRPVTSEQLLQTPLPERPWQVVGTDLFHHEGRNYIVAVDYYSRFFELEELSGTQTKHVVQFLSNLFARYGIPDILRSDNGPQYSSLEFLQFTSSWGVRHVTSSPHYAQSNGEAERAVQTAKNIIRKSTNVAEGLLAHRAAPGPEGYSPAELLMGRELKTNVPTLPGTLEPKWYYQHQFRQNNAVVREREAKNYNRRRKTRDRPPLNTGTTFVQIRHGSQQQGTIVGESNAPRYVVQEAFVARKHICKRCQKLHHRIKQERIVQEKPTTPPAVAEPLNHRHA; from the coding sequence ATGCTGGCACCTAAGGTGCGCAAGTATGCAAGTGTGGCCGATAAACTGTCTATCGTACAGGGACTTCTACTTCGGGGTACAAGGATAGTCTTTCCCCCTTCATTACGCGAAGAAGTTCTGCAGCAACTACACACAGGACACCAAGGCGTTGTGAGATGCCGAGCAAGAGCACGGGAGTCTTCGTGGGGGCCAGCAGTCAGCCAAGACGTTGAGACGCACGTGAGCAGATGCCCAACCTGCACAATGCACCGTCCTGTGACAAGTGAACAGTTGCTTCAGACACCGCTCCCAGAACGCCCATGGCAGGTGGTCGGCACAGACTTGTTCCACCATGAAGGGAGGAACTACATAGTAGCTGTTGACTACTACTCAAGATTTTTTGAACTGGAAGAGCTTAGTGGAACTCAAACCAAACATGTTGTGCAGTTCCTTAGTAATTTGTTCGCCCGCTATGGCATTCCAGACATCTTGAGGTCCGACAATGGCCCACAGTACAGCTCACTCGAGTTCCTGCAATTTACGAGCAGTTGGGGTGTAAGACATGTGACCTCCAGCCCGCATTACGCGCAAAGCAATGGCGAAGCTGAGAGAGCTGTACAGACTGCCAAGAACATCATCCGAAAATCCACGAATGTTGCGGAAGGCCTTCTTGCCCACAGAGCTGCGCCTGGACCCGAGGGTTACTCGCCAGCTGAGCTTCTCATGGGCCGCGAGCTCAAAACAAACGTCCCTACTCTGCCTGGAACACTTGAGCCCAAGTGGTATTACCAGCATCAGTTCCGGCAAAACAATGCAGTCGTTCGTGAGCGAGAAGCCAAGAACTACAACAGGAGGCGTAAAACAAGAGACAGGCCACCTCTAAACACAGGTACTACATTTGTCCAGATCAGACATGGGAGCCAACAACAAGGAACCATTGTTGGAGAGTCAAATGCACCGAGATATGTTGTGCAGGAAGCGTTCGTCGCACGAAAGCACATCTGCAAGAGGTGCCAGAAGTTGCACCACCGAATCAAGCAGGAACGGATTGTCCAGGAGAAGCCAACCACACCACCCGCAGTGGCCGAGCCATTAAATCACCGCCACGCCTGA